The window TTGAACTGTGTAACGTCAACCAATCCCTTGTCAGTGAGCTTCAAAGCGGGGATAACGGGCAAAGCTAGGAATGACAAGGTCATGAAGGGATCGTGTAGATCTGAGCCCAGATCGTGCGCCACGGTGAGCAGCTTGTTCAGAGCTGCATTGACTTCTTCATAGGGACGATCGGACATGAGCCCTGCAATGGGCAAGGGCAGTGAAGCCAGCACTTGCCCATCCGCCACGGCTACAAGTCCCCCGCGCAAGCGCTCCACTTCGTGGGCTGCAAGCAGCATGTCTTCATCATTGGTACCTACAACCACGAGGTTGTGCGAATCATGTGCAACAGAAGAAGCCAATGCTCCTCGCAGGAGTTTCAGTCCCTTGACAAAACCTAGCCCGATGTTTCCTGAAGCCAGATGGCGTTCGATCACGGCCATCTTGAGTATGTCCCGCTCCACATCTGCTATGGCGAAGCCATCCTTGCTTTTGACTTCTTCCAGAAGGCTTTCGGTCACGATTTCATGGGGGACAATGCCGATCACCTTGACCCATTTGCCAGCTACAGGCAGTTTCAGATCGTTGGCAGTGCTCCAGTTGATGTTCATTGAACTACGCAGAGGTACATCCTTTGGTTTTTGAGCCAGGGGTAATAGTTTGCCTTCCTTTGCCACCAACTGTCCGCTGCGAAAAACCATCTGCACGTTGAAATCGCTCAGATTATCCAGCACGACTAAATCAGCCCGCATGCCTGGCGCAATCGCCCCCTTGTCCTTGAGCTCAAAATAGCGCGCTGTATTGATGGTTGCCATCTGAATTGCAATAACGGGATCCAAACCGAGTTGGATGGCTTTGCGGATGACAAAGTTCATATGTCCTTCATTAAGCAAGTCAGGAAGGTGCCGATCGTCGGTTACAAACATGCAGTTGCTAGCATTGCTCCTCGTGACCAAGGGCAGCAGGCTCTCCAGGTTGCGTGCGGTGGTTCCCTCGCGGATCATGATATGCATGCCTAGTTGAAGCTTCTCTTGCGCTTCCTCAACGGTAGTACACTCGTGATCGGAGCCGATTCCTGCGGCCACATAAGCGCACAGGTCCCGTCCTGACAGGCCTGGTGCGTGGCCATCGATCACCCTGCCACTGGCTACTCTAATTTTGTTCAGTATCTCCCAGTCACGGAAGATCACGCCTGGGTAGTTCATTACTTCACCTAGGCCCAGCACCCACTCGCTGCCCAACATGGCGGCAATGTCCTCTGCCGTCAGCTTGGAACCAGCAGTTTCCATATCTGTAGCAGGCACACAAGAGGGCAACATGACATACACGCTGAAGGGAGTGTACTTGCTGGATTCCAGGATGTAGCGGATGCCATCTAGTCCAAGTACATTGGCAATCTCGTGGGGGTCACAGATCACAGTAGTTGTGCCTTGCGGTACGACCACCCTGGCGAACTCGGGTACACGTAGCATGGAGCTCTCAATATGCACATGTCCGTCTATGAAACCAGGGCATAGATATTGCCCCTGTAGGTCAATCACTTGGCGGGCACGATAGTCGCCCAGGCCAACCACGCGAGTGTGATGGATGGCTACATCAGCAGGATGAATGGTGCCGGAGAATACATTGATAACGCGTGCGTTCTTGAGTAACAGATCAACTTCGATTTCTCCCCTGGCAACCTGGATCAATTCTTCGAGTTGCATCATTGCCCTCCGAAGCTTTTTGCCATTATACACCAATCTGTCAAAGGGATGAAACCAGAACCACAAGGCTTCAGGCGCTGTTTTATGGCTTGAACATCTTCTCGATCCATGTATCGGGTAGGTCGTGCACAGCCCAGTAGTGATCGCTCAAGTCTGGGTGATAATAGCGGTCTATTGCGCTCTCATCGAACATCTCGTAAGGGAATTCCACATAAGCCGGAACAGGGTTGCCGGTCAGCACTTCCGTTGCCAGATCAACGCAACGCAGCCCCAGATTGGCTCCGCCTGTTAGTCCAATGAAACGCACACCATGCTCTTT of the Chloroflexota bacterium genome contains:
- the ade gene encoding adenine deaminase, translating into MQLEELIQVARGEIEVDLLLKNARVINVFSGTIHPADVAIHHTRVVGLGDYRARQVIDLQGQYLCPGFIDGHVHIESSMLRVPEFARVVVPQGTTTVICDPHEIANVLGLDGIRYILESSKYTPFSVYVMLPSCVPATDMETAGSKLTAEDIAAMLGSEWVLGLGEVMNYPGVIFRDWEILNKIRVASGRVIDGHAPGLSGRDLCAYVAAGIGSDHECTTVEEAQEKLQLGMHIMIREGTTARNLESLLPLVTRSNASNCMFVTDDRHLPDLLNEGHMNFVIRKAIQLGLDPVIAIQMATINTARYFELKDKGAIAPGMRADLVVLDNLSDFNVQMVFRSGQLVAKEGKLLPLAQKPKDVPLRSSMNINWSTANDLKLPVAGKWVKVIGIVPHEIVTESLLEEVKSKDGFAIADVERDILKMAVIERHLASGNIGLGFVKGLKLLRGALASSVAHDSHNLVVVGTNDEDMLLAAHEVERLRGGLVAVADGQVLASLPLPIAGLMSDRPYEEVNAALNKLLTVAHDLGSDLHDPFMTLSFLALPVIPALKLTDKGLVDVTQFKFVPLFED